CACCGCCGTGCATGAGACCGGCGACGCCGCCGGCCGCGTCCGCGGCACCTCGCAGGAACTGGCGGTCGAGGCCGAACGCCTGCGCCGGGAGGTGGGGACCTTCATCGCGACGGTGCGGGCGGCGTAGGGGGTGTTGCTATCCCCCTCTCCCCCCCGGGGAGAGGGTCGGGGTGAGGGGGATGCACCGCGTGAATTTGATAAAGGAGCCGGGGGTGCGCGATGCTTGAAGATCCTCGCCGCGCGCCCCCCTCACCCTAACCCTCTCCCCGCTTTCGGCGGACCAGAGGTCCGCCTGTCGCGTCAGCGCAAACTTAGTTTGCGCGTGAGCGGGGGGGAGAGGGGATTGTCTGCCGCACCCATGCCACCAGGGCCGGAAGCGGCATTGCGCCGGCGGTGCGGGCGATTTCGCGGCCGTGATGGACCAGGACCAGCGACGGGATGCTGCGGATGGCGAAGCGGCCGGCGAGGTCGGGAGAGGCCTCGGTGTCGATCTTGGCGAGGCGGACGTGGGGTTCCAGTTGGGCCGCGGCCTGGGCGAAGACGGGGGCCATCATGCGGCAGGGGCCGCACCACTCGGCCCAGAAGTCGATCAGCAGCGGCAGGTCGCTCTTCTCGGCATGCGCGGCGAAGCGGCGGGCGTCGAGCGCCACCGGCTTTCCTTCGAACAGGGCGTTGCCGCAGCGACCGCACTTGCCGCGGCCCAGACGGGCCGGAGGCACGCGGTTCAGCGTGTCGCAATGCGGACAGGCGATGTGCAGGCTGTCGGCGGCTGTGGAAGAACCGGGGCCTGTGGAAGACTGACCGGAAGCTTGGGCGGTGGGCGGCATGGCGGGGCTCCTTCCCCTGGCAGCTTGTCCACCGTCGATGTATGGGGCCGGAGCCGCCCGCTCAAGATCCCCTCAAGGCAGGCGGGCCTATTCCTGACGGCCCATCAGGCCTTCCAGCTTTGCGAAATCCACATATTGCGCCGGCCGGTCCTTCAACAGGTCCGGGGTCGCCTGGGCATTCTCCCGCGCGCATTCGGCGACGTAGCGGGCCAAGAGGTCGCGCATGACCTCGGCCAGAGGCGTCTGCCGCTGACGTGCGTAATTCTTGGCGACATCTTTGATTCTGCGGTCAACGCGCAAAGAGATCGTCGCCTTCTTTGGATGAAACGGATCTCCGATCATGACGATCCCCCACCAATCTTGCTGATCCACGTTATTTGGATATGCCGGATCGGTGGTGGATACAAGGATCCATGGGAAGGCGGGCGATAAAACTTGGGGATGATAACTTGTGAATTTGTGTGGATAAAATTTCCGCTGGTTTTCTTCTCCACAGAATCTGTGGATAGATGTGTGCGCAATCTCCGAACAGAATCATCCACACCCTTCCGGCTGGCCCATCCGGCCTGTGGATGAGTGGGTTTGCCTATTTTTTAGGCGAATGGGACAGCTTCTCCGGCCCCGGTCCGCCGACCAGCCGCAGCCGGCCGGCCGGCGACAGGTCGGGCAGGATGGACAGCACGGTTTCCTCGGTCAGTTCGCCGATCTGGCGGCGCTTGGCGC
The nucleotide sequence above comes from Azospirillum sp. TSA2s. Encoded proteins:
- the trxC gene encoding thioredoxin TrxC; the encoded protein is MPPTAQASGQSSTGPGSSTAADSLHIACPHCDTLNRVPPARLGRGKCGRCGNALFEGKPVALDARRFAAHAEKSDLPLLIDFWAEWCGPCRMMAPVFAQAAAQLEPHVRLAKIDTEASPDLAGRFAIRSIPSLVLVHHGREIARTAGAMPLPALVAWVRQTIPSPPRSRAN